A genomic window from Anoplolepis gracilipes chromosome 6, ASM4749672v1, whole genome shotgun sequence includes:
- the LOC140666943 gene encoding odorant receptor 13a-like isoform X2, with protein MLTNTITRPIEIGLRVVGIWPDAAYTIASRLFWTTTMLIAQIFQYRHVVLHCNSEDLEQLMDGLSATLSYSLLFVKLIVFWTKQRIFNDVLARIATDWKECEGAENCGNAWYNMSYVAGLSQRFSNLIIGLHSIAVMFYGIGVVVLHGDNDNPDDRELFLKMELPFESGTSPVYELVMTTQFLHQITAATVIGVLSALLVTLVLHAGGQIDILRENLLEILPKNQKPTISMVTIGPLIRRHQNIIIFTEKIEDLYSYIALAQFISNTLVICCLGFIIVNSIGAHGSSMLVRSLLFYIVINLEAFIFCFAGEYLSIKSKMIGDAAYESLWYNLTPNESRILLFLIMRSQKQLTITVGRFTNLSLQQFANIIKSSASYVSVLHAL; from the exons ATGCTGACGAACACGATTACTCGCCCGATCGAGATAGGACTTCGGGTTGTTGGTATCTGGCCAGATGCCGCTTACACGATCGCTAGTCGGCTCTTCTGGACTACGACGATGTTAATCGCGCAGATCTTTCAATACCGTCACGTGGTGTTGCATTGTAACTCCGAGGATCTTGAACAGCTGATGGACGGCCTGAGTGCGACGCTGTCGTACAGTTTATTGTTTGTCAAGTTGATTGTTTTCTGGACGAAACAACG AATATTCAACGACGTGTTAGCGAGGATTGCGACAGACTGGAAGGAGTGCGAAGGTGCGGAAAATTGCGGCAACGCCTGGTACAACATGAGCTACGTGGCCGGTCTGTCTCAACGTTTCTCCAATCTAATCATCGGCTTGCACTCGATAGCCGTGATGTTCTACGGTATCGGAGTCGTCGTCCTGCATGGCGACAACGACAACCCCGACGATCGCGAACTCTTCCTCAAAATGGAGTTACCCTTCGAGAGCGGCACGTCGCCGGTCTACGAGCTCGTCATGACTACGCAGTTTCTTCATCAGATAACGGCCGCCACCGTGATCGGCGTGCTCAGCGCGCTGCTCGTTACGCTG GTGCTACATGCAGGCGGTCAGATAGACATCTTACGTGAAAACTTGTTAGAGATTTTACCAAAGAATCAGAAACCGACCATCTCTATGGTCACGATAGGCCCGTTGATTCGGAGGCATCAAAACATTATCATTTTCACCGAGAAAATCGAAGACTTGTACTCGTACATCGCGTTAGCACAATTCATATCGAACACCCTCGTTATTTGCTGCTTGGGCTTTATCATCGTGAat tCGATTGGCGCCCATGGCTCCTCTATGCTAGTGagatctcttttattttacatcgtCATTAATTTAGAAGcgtttattttctgttttgcCGGCGAATATTTAAGCATTAAG AGCAAGATGATTGGCGATGCGGCATACGAATCTTTGTGGTACAATTTGACTCCAAACGAAAGTCGAATTCTACTGTTCCTGATAATGAGATCGCAAAAGCAACTGACAATCACGGTCGGCAGATTCACGAACCTCTCTTTGCAACAATTTGCGAAT ATTATTAAATCATCGGCATCATACGTCTCCGTGCTTCACGCATTGTAA
- the LOC140666943 gene encoding odorant receptor 82a-like isoform X1 gives MLTNTITRPIEIGLRVVGIWPDAAYTIASRLFWTTTMLIAQIFQYRHVVLHCNSEDLEQLMDGLSATLSYSLLFVKLIVFWTKQRYAHIFDPSPFIIPYGKNRFLNLRRGATLLSRCSTKLILSRIFNDVLARIATDWKECEGAENCGNAWYNMSYVAGLSQRFSNLIIGLHSIAVMFYGIGVVVLHGDNDNPDDRELFLKMELPFESGTSPVYELVMTTQFLHQITAATVIGVLSALLVTLVLHAGGQIDILRENLLEILPKNQKPTISMVTIGPLIRRHQNIIIFTEKIEDLYSYIALAQFISNTLVICCLGFIIVNSIGAHGSSMLVRSLLFYIVINLEAFIFCFAGEYLSIKSKMIGDAAYESLWYNLTPNESRILLFLIMRSQKQLTITVGRFTNLSLQQFANIIKSSASYVSVLHAL, from the exons ATGCTGACGAACACGATTACTCGCCCGATCGAGATAGGACTTCGGGTTGTTGGTATCTGGCCAGATGCCGCTTACACGATCGCTAGTCGGCTCTTCTGGACTACGACGATGTTAATCGCGCAGATCTTTCAATACCGTCACGTGGTGTTGCATTGTAACTCCGAGGATCTTGAACAGCTGATGGACGGCCTGAGTGCGACGCTGTCGTACAGTTTATTGTTTGTCAAGTTGATTGTTTTCTGGACGAAACAACG CTATGCTCACATCTTTGATCCATCCCCTTTCATCATCCCATACGGaaaaaatcgttttctcaATCTTCGAAGGGGAGCAACTTTGCTCTCGCGATGCTCCACGAAACTGATTCTCTCTAGAATATTCAACGACGTGTTAGCGAGGATTGCGACAGACTGGAAGGAGTGCGAAGGTGCGGAAAATTGCGGCAACGCCTGGTACAACATGAGCTACGTGGCCGGTCTGTCTCAACGTTTCTCCAATCTAATCATCGGCTTGCACTCGATAGCCGTGATGTTCTACGGTATCGGAGTCGTCGTCCTGCATGGCGACAACGACAACCCCGACGATCGCGAACTCTTCCTCAAAATGGAGTTACCCTTCGAGAGCGGCACGTCGCCGGTCTACGAGCTCGTCATGACTACGCAGTTTCTTCATCAGATAACGGCCGCCACCGTGATCGGCGTGCTCAGCGCGCTGCTCGTTACGCTG GTGCTACATGCAGGCGGTCAGATAGACATCTTACGTGAAAACTTGTTAGAGATTTTACCAAAGAATCAGAAACCGACCATCTCTATGGTCACGATAGGCCCGTTGATTCGGAGGCATCAAAACATTATCATTTTCACCGAGAAAATCGAAGACTTGTACTCGTACATCGCGTTAGCACAATTCATATCGAACACCCTCGTTATTTGCTGCTTGGGCTTTATCATCGTGAat tCGATTGGCGCCCATGGCTCCTCTATGCTAGTGagatctcttttattttacatcgtCATTAATTTAGAAGcgtttattttctgttttgcCGGCGAATATTTAAGCATTAAG AGCAAGATGATTGGCGATGCGGCATACGAATCTTTGTGGTACAATTTGACTCCAAACGAAAGTCGAATTCTACTGTTCCTGATAATGAGATCGCAAAAGCAACTGACAATCACGGTCGGCAGATTCACGAACCTCTCTTTGCAACAATTTGCGAAT ATTATTAAATCATCGGCATCATACGTCTCCGTGCTTCACGCATTGTAA